A genome region from Apus apus isolate bApuApu2 chromosome 2, bApuApu2.pri.cur, whole genome shotgun sequence includes the following:
- the TMEM106B gene encoding transmembrane protein 106B: MGKSLSHLPMHTCKEDGYDGGTVSDNMRNGLIHSESHNEDSRCGDVSQFPYVEFTGRDSVTCPTCQGTGRIPRGQENQLVALIPYSDQRLRPRRTKLYVTASVTVCLLLSGLAVFFLFPRSIDVEYIGVKSVYVNYEQGRRIIYLNITNTLNITNNNYYSVEVANITAQVQFSKTVIGKARLNNITNISPLDMKQIDYMVPTVIQDEMSYMFDFCTLASIKVHNIVVMMQVTVTTSYFGHSEQISQERYQYVDCGGNTTYQLGQSEYLNVLQPPQ, from the exons ATGGGAAAATCACTTTCTCACCTGCCCATGCATACGTGCAAGGAAGATGGCTATGATGGAGGCACGGTGTCTGATAATATGAGGAACGGTTTAATTCACTCGGAATCGCACAATGAAGACAGCAGATGTGGAGATGTATCGCAGTTTCCCTATGTGGAATTTACAGGAAGAGACAGTGTCACCTGCCCAACTTGCCAGGGAACAGGAAGAATTCCACGAg GGCAGGAAAATCAGCTGGTAGCCTTAATTCCATACAGTGATCAGAGACTCAGGCCAAGAAGAAC AAAGCTCTACGTGACTGCTTCTGTAACTGTATGTTTACTCCTTTCTGGGCTGGCTGTATTCTTCTTGTTCCCTCGCTCAATCGACGTTGAGTACATCGGTGTGAAGTCAGTATATGTCAATTACGAACAGGGTAGACGTATAATATACCTAAATATTACG aacacACTAAATATAACAAACAACAACTATTATTCTGTTGAAGTGGCAAATATCACAGCCCaagttcagttttcaaaaacagTTATTGGCAAAGCACGGCTAAACAACATCACCAACATTAGTCCTCTGGATATGAAACAG ATTGACTATATGGTGCCTACAGTCATACAAGATGAAATGAGCTACATGTT tgaCTTCTGTACTTTAGCATCTATCAAAGTGCATAACATAGTAGTGATGATGCA agtgaCAGTGACAACCTCTTACTTTGGCCACTCTGAGCAAATATCCCAGGAGAGATACCAGTATGTGGACTGTGGAGGAAACACAACCTACCAGCTGGGCCAGTCAGAATATTTAAATGTGCTTCAGCCTCCACAGTAA